The Pedobacter roseus genome contains a region encoding:
- a CDS encoding SusD/RagB family nutrient-binding outer membrane lipoprotein, translated as MKRLYKLYIAAAILLMAGGCKKYLDINTNPAVPQTSKAELLLPPILFQMTNGTSQDYRFIWKITQNLIGASTDDGSIAFEKHTFIRSSDNGGVIWRMTYVDLGLNLENLINDAVANQKYEYAAIGYAIKAWAYQQTTDLHGPIILDEAFTPGMLKFPYHDQPEVYAKVRFYCEQSLKYSMMKSPLNYATQLASVTGDGIYKGDMAKWRKFVYAIYALQYSHLISKPEFKTMYADSVVKYTNLSFANEAESATVYFSAASQDDTNPFGPTLGYINTSGTTSAYYGRISTTILNYLAGGVKGTPAVNPTSSLDPRLSRMLPASTATTTLGRYIAGVPTQGSSTSALPIVFGSIPAGATTYNGKYIFADAARYPIMTYSQLRFAKAEALFLQGKTTDAYTAYKEGISGHMVFCNTYGRSSKTPDPLITDAEINAYLTSTEVAQSAATLTLADIMGQKYIAQWGWAGLEQWNDLRKYHYDANVFRQFYQIPAADLLLGGKYAYRFRPRYNSEYVWNTEELRKWGGLDIDYMTKETWFSQP; from the coding sequence ATGAAAAGATTATATAAATTATATATTGCTGCGGCAATATTGTTAATGGCCGGAGGATGTAAAAAATACCTTGATATCAATACCAATCCTGCTGTGCCACAAACCAGTAAAGCGGAATTACTACTTCCGCCGATTTTATTCCAGATGACGAACGGAACCTCGCAGGATTACCGTTTTATTTGGAAAATTACACAAAATCTTATCGGAGCATCAACTGATGATGGATCTATTGCTTTTGAAAAACACACTTTTATCCGTTCAAGTGATAATGGAGGGGTAATCTGGAGGATGACTTATGTCGATTTGGGTTTGAATCTCGAGAATTTGATTAATGATGCCGTTGCCAACCAAAAGTATGAATACGCGGCAATTGGTTACGCCATTAAAGCCTGGGCTTACCAGCAAACAACCGATCTGCATGGGCCGATTATTTTAGATGAAGCTTTTACTCCTGGGATGTTAAAATTTCCTTACCATGATCAACCGGAAGTTTATGCAAAAGTGCGTTTCTATTGCGAGCAGTCGCTAAAATATTCCATGATGAAAAGTCCGTTAAACTATGCTACGCAATTGGCCAGTGTTACCGGAGATGGGATTTATAAGGGAGATATGGCGAAATGGAGAAAATTTGTATATGCCATTTATGCATTGCAGTATAGCCATTTGATCAGCAAGCCTGAGTTTAAAACCATGTATGCGGATAGTGTGGTTAAATACACCAATTTATCTTTTGCTAATGAAGCAGAATCTGCAACGGTTTATTTTTCGGCTGCCAGTCAGGATGATACCAATCCTTTTGGTCCAACATTAGGTTATATCAACACTTCCGGTACAACTTCTGCTTATTATGGAAGGATTTCTACCACCATCTTAAATTATCTTGCAGGTGGAGTGAAGGGGACGCCTGCGGTAAACCCAACAAGCTCGCTTGATCCGCGTTTAAGCAGAATGTTGCCTGCAAGTACAGCGACCACTACTTTAGGCAGGTACATTGCCGGTGTTCCAACCCAGGGTAGCAGTACATCTGCGCTGCCAATTGTTTTCGGATCAATACCTGCAGGTGCTACTACCTATAACGGAAAATATATTTTTGCCGATGCTGCCAGGTATCCGATCATGACCTATTCGCAATTGCGCTTTGCTAAAGCAGAGGCGTTATTTTTACAGGGTAAAACCACAGATGCCTATACCGCATACAAAGAGGGTATTTCGGGGCACATGGTTTTTTGCAATACCTATGGCCGTTCTTCCAAAACGCCCGATCCGCTAATTACCGATGCTGAGATTAATGCCTATTTAACTTCTACCGAAGTAGCGCAAAGCGCAGCAACTTTAACGCTGGCTGATATTATGGGGCAGAAATACATTGCACAATGGGGATGGGCCGGTTTGGAGCAATGGAATGACCTCAGGAAATACCATTACGACGCCAATGTTTTCAGGCAGTTTTATCAGATTCCGGCAGCAGATCTTTTGTTGGGTGGTAAATATGCTTACCGTTTCAGGCCGCGTTATAATTCAGAGTATGTATGGAATACCGAGGAATTACGCAAGTGGGGTGGATTGGATATTGATTATATGACTAAAGAAACCTGGTTTAGTCAGCCGTAA
- a CDS encoding DUF4397 domain-containing protein: protein MKIFSNLFACLFIAMALTGCTKNVLDYGETEKLTSDQALLKVNYASYYYNNRAIAIKINDKRVSSVITARTPFPGGGYNTGGSSTADFLAVNPGNLKLSIILPKKKDDGTDSLVLYSTTFQIQAGKNYVAHITDTAAFTKNVLTEESFVRPDTAYCKYRFINLMPNVPSVDLYYGTSATDNTKDSLIAGNVNYLNITNEIKLRSAQSKTWKIRPAGAAITTTTVLANYTSASTFLNQRVYTIFASGYNGITTAPRRPYVSFFLIR, encoded by the coding sequence ATGAAGATATTTTCTAATTTATTTGCCTGCCTGTTTATTGCCATGGCTTTAACAGGTTGTACTAAAAATGTACTCGATTATGGCGAAACCGAAAAGTTGACCAGCGATCAGGCATTGTTGAAGGTAAATTACGCCTCCTATTATTATAACAATAGGGCGATAGCCATTAAAATTAACGATAAAAGGGTAAGTAGTGTAATTACTGCCCGTACACCATTTCCGGGTGGTGGGTACAATACCGGCGGGAGTTCTACTGCTGATTTTCTTGCGGTAAACCCGGGCAATTTGAAACTCTCCATTATCCTTCCTAAGAAGAAAGATGACGGAACAGATTCGCTGGTACTGTACAGCACTACGTTTCAGATCCAGGCGGGCAAAAACTATGTTGCCCACATTACAGATACTGCTGCTTTTACCAAAAATGTATTAACGGAAGAAAGTTTCGTTAGGCCTGATACGGCATATTGTAAATACAGGTTTATCAACCTGATGCCTAATGTTCCATCGGTAGATCTGTATTATGGAACCAGTGCAACTGATAACACAAAAGACTCGCTGATTGCTGGTAATGTAAACTATCTGAACATTACCAATGAAATTAAACTAAGGTCGGCGCAATCAAAAACCTGGAAAATAAGGCCAGCTGGAGCGGCCATCACCACAACAACGGTTTTGGCGAATTATACCAGTGCGAGTACCTTTTTAAACCAAAGGGTTTATACCATTTTTGCCAGTGGTTATAATGGCATTACTACTGCGCCGCGCAGGCCTTATGTATCCTTCTTTCTAATCAGGTAA
- a CDS encoding SusC/RagA family TonB-linked outer membrane protein, translating into MKKKLLSIFLGVFLLLAQAVAQQTTITGKVTSDDGPVPGVSVRVKGSNTVAQTNADGSYSISAANGSILVFSYIGYVTAEKTVGTAKTINVSLKTDAQGLDDVVVVGYGTQRKGNLTGAVSTIDVKKTLEGRPIADVGRALQGAASGLSVTVPSGEIGSDPVIKIRGQLASFAGGSSPLILLDNVEIPSIQLVNPNDIASITILKDAAAASIYGAKAAFGVVLITTKQGSGTDKPSISYSNNFSFQNVWKDLKMADVNGLKYTVDAAERVGVTTPVGAFYYVDRASYEKAVAWKEKYGSTIGPDDPTVFGRDWYVQGANLKMGVRTYDPYDYMIKEWAPTQQHNLSVGGTTGKTSYNIGLGLLDQSGMLKPAKEDRFTRYNASFKISSEINKYLTIRGGALYSRRNKQYAYTTNSTTADPWLYLYRWSSLYPLGRDENGDMIRSPESEVASANTANILLNYANVNLGTTVNIMKNWKVDFDYTFTNQNEDWKRPGTRFTARNSWVAPKARLDASGAPVFVNDQGQVVSGTTAGAMAAYDLSLDMYTTPGSSPDHYARSATNFFSHTINAFTTYNLNLKENHDFKFILGLNRVTSTAESQFGQITNLADIINPQFKFGTGVQTVLPATAAMGIIPGGISIPGADKRWEAQLGYFGRVNYAFKNKYLIEGNLRYDGSSKFPTDLQWRWFPSFSAGWVASEESFMAFTKPFLNQLKFRGSWGSIGDQTVPNGLYISTMPSGQSSWIGANGAKVNYVGTPAAVAANIQWQDIVTTNFGLDATMLNNKVNVSFDLFKRNTNNMIVPEEGIPLTFGAGAPQGNYGSLSTRGWELTFDFNHRFKNGLGINFKGNISDAKTKLNAYGSGTQVIGNYNGKDIGEIWGYRTDRLYQTSDFELDGSGKPILITLTNAESKLNAGKQTYKLKAGPNGEKPVYQPFLQNASTFRFGPGDVKFIDVNGDGEISNGDGTLANHGDLEVIGNSNPRYEYGFRLGADFKGVDISAFFQGVGSRKIWGAGFLAIPGFNSADGAMPEAIAGNYWTPQTPDAFYPAAYNNAASGTTNNMQVQDRYLLNMAYIRLKNLTVGYTFPQMMTKKVGISSLRVYTALENFFTWDHLGDLPIDPESVSGYSIWDQSNYNSGRTGTGIPAFKSISFGVQLNF; encoded by the coding sequence ATGAAAAAAAAATTACTATCAATCTTTCTTGGTGTGTTTTTGCTGCTGGCCCAAGCTGTTGCGCAACAAACCACCATTACAGGTAAGGTTACATCAGATGATGGGCCTGTACCAGGGGTTTCTGTAAGGGTTAAAGGCAGCAATACTGTTGCACAAACTAATGCCGACGGAAGTTACTCCATTAGTGCCGCAAACGGCAGCATACTGGTATTTTCTTATATCGGTTATGTAACCGCCGAAAAAACAGTTGGCACTGCCAAAACCATCAATGTAAGTCTAAAAACCGATGCACAAGGATTGGATGATGTAGTTGTGGTGGGTTATGGAACCCAGCGCAAAGGTAATCTAACCGGTGCTGTTTCTACCATTGATGTAAAAAAGACTTTGGAAGGCAGGCCGATTGCTGACGTAGGCAGGGCGCTTCAGGGGGCGGCATCAGGTTTAAGTGTAACCGTTCCAAGTGGCGAAATTGGCTCAGACCCGGTAATTAAAATCAGGGGGCAGCTTGCTTCCTTCGCCGGAGGAAGTTCTCCTTTAATTTTATTGGATAACGTAGAAATCCCGAGTATCCAATTGGTTAACCCTAACGATATTGCATCAATTACAATTTTGAAAGATGCTGCTGCTGCTTCAATTTATGGTGCTAAGGCAGCTTTTGGTGTGGTATTGATTACCACTAAACAGGGTTCGGGTACGGATAAGCCATCCATCAGTTATTCTAATAATTTTTCATTCCAAAACGTTTGGAAAGATTTAAAAATGGCTGATGTGAACGGGTTGAAATACACTGTTGACGCTGCTGAACGTGTGGGAGTAACCACTCCGGTTGGTGCATTTTACTATGTTGATAGGGCAAGTTATGAAAAAGCAGTCGCCTGGAAAGAAAAATATGGAAGTACAATCGGTCCAGACGATCCTACCGTGTTTGGAAGAGATTGGTATGTGCAGGGTGCTAACCTGAAAATGGGCGTGCGGACTTATGATCCTTACGACTATATGATCAAAGAATGGGCGCCTACACAGCAACACAACCTATCAGTTGGTGGTACAACTGGAAAAACGTCGTATAATATCGGACTTGGCCTGCTCGATCAGAGTGGTATGTTAAAGCCAGCTAAGGAAGACCGTTTTACACGTTATAATGCTTCGTTTAAGATCTCAAGTGAAATTAATAAGTATCTTACTATTCGTGGAGGTGCACTTTATTCAAGAAGAAATAAGCAATATGCCTATACCACCAATTCTACAACTGCCGATCCATGGTTGTATCTATATAGATGGAGTTCGCTATATCCACTAGGCAGGGATGAAAATGGAGATATGATTCGCAGTCCCGAAAGCGAAGTGGCTTCAGCAAATACGGCCAACATCTTATTAAATTATGCCAATGTAAATTTAGGAACTACAGTAAACATCATGAAAAACTGGAAGGTAGATTTTGATTATACCTTTACCAACCAGAATGAAGATTGGAAAAGACCGGGCACAAGGTTTACCGCTAGAAACTCATGGGTGGCACCTAAAGCACGTTTAGATGCAAGTGGCGCACCTGTTTTTGTAAATGATCAGGGGCAGGTAGTATCAGGCACAACAGCTGGTGCCATGGCTGCTTACGATTTGTCGTTGGATATGTATACCACACCTGGTTCAAGTCCCGATCATTACGCAAGGTCGGCAACCAACTTTTTTAGCCATACCATTAATGCCTTTACCACCTATAATTTAAACCTGAAAGAAAATCACGATTTTAAATTTATTTTAGGATTAAACCGCGTTACTTCTACTGCTGAGTCGCAGTTTGGGCAGATCACCAATTTAGCAGATATCATTAATCCACAGTTTAAATTTGGTACAGGGGTTCAAACAGTTCTTCCTGCTACAGCAGCGATGGGCATTATTCCGGGTGGAATCAGTATTCCTGGTGCTGATAAAAGATGGGAAGCACAATTGGGTTATTTCGGACGTGTAAACTATGCCTTTAAAAATAAGTACCTTATTGAAGGTAACCTGCGTTACGATGGTTCTTCTAAATTCCCTACAGATTTACAGTGGAGATGGTTTCCATCATTCTCTGCCGGGTGGGTAGCCAGCGAAGAAAGTTTTATGGCCTTTACCAAACCTTTTTTAAATCAGTTAAAATTTAGAGGGTCTTGGGGTTCAATCGGTGATCAAACTGTACCAAACGGCTTGTATATTTCAACCATGCCTAGCGGACAGTCGAGCTGGATCGGAGCAAACGGTGCAAAAGTAAATTATGTAGGTACACCTGCTGCTGTTGCCGCCAATATTCAATGGCAGGATATTGTAACCACCAACTTTGGTCTTGATGCAACGATGCTGAACAACAAAGTAAATGTCTCTTTTGACCTTTTCAAAAGAAATACAAATAATATGATCGTGCCCGAAGAGGGTATTCCGCTAACTTTTGGAGCCGGCGCACCACAAGGTAATTATGGTTCACTATCAACCAGGGGCTGGGAATTAACCTTTGATTTTAACCATAGGTTTAAAAATGGTTTAGGTATCAATTTCAAAGGAAATATTTCTGACGCCAAAACTAAATTAAACGCTTATGGTTCCGGTACGCAGGTTATCGGCAACTACAATGGTAAAGATATTGGCGAAATCTGGGGATACCGTACGGATAGGTTGTATCAAACCAGCGATTTTGAATTGGATGGATCGGGCAAACCGATTTTAATTACACTAACCAATGCCGAAAGCAAATTGAACGCAGGTAAGCAGACCTATAAACTAAAAGCAGGACCAAATGGCGAAAAGCCTGTTTATCAGCCATTTTTACAAAACGCATCAACGTTCCGCTTTGGCCCGGGTGATGTTAAGTTCATCGATGTAAATGGTGATGGAGAAATCAGCAATGGAGATGGTACTTTAGCCAACCATGGCGATTTAGAGGTAATCGGAAATTCCAATCCAAGGTACGAATACGGATTTAGATTGGGTGCCGATTTTAAAGGTGTTGATATCAGTGCATTTTTCCAAGGAGTAGGAAGCCGCAAAATTTGGGGTGCAGGATTTTTAGCCATCCCAGGATTTAACTCTGCCGATGGAGCCATGCCAGAAGCAATTGCGGGTAACTACTGGACACCGCAAACACCAGATGCATTTTATCCTGCTGCTTACAACAACGCGGCTAGCGGAACTACCAATAACATGCAGGTTCAAGACAGGTATCTGTTAAATATGGCCTACATCAGGTTAAAAAATTTAACAGTTGGTTATACTTTCCCGCAAATGATGACCAAAAAAGTTGGCATCAGTTCGCTTAGGGTATATACCGCCTTGGAAAATTTCTTTACCTGGGATCATTTAGGCGATTTGCCTATCGATCCTGAAAGTGTTAGCGGTTATTCAATCTGGGATCAGTCAAATTACAATAGTGGCCGTACCGGAACAGGAATCCCTGCTTTTAAAAGTATCTCGTTTGGTGTTCAGTTGAATTTTTAA
- a CDS encoding RagB/SusD family nutrient uptake outer membrane protein, protein MKYFKYIYGLPVLACLLLVSCNKDVLDRPPLTDYVDGQFWRGEDDIRMYANAYYTNYFNGYNSGFGVDYTPVRGYTFSDDLTGKNAQTSFESSVPTSRGSTLETADWLGTYAGPTWDFAWVRKSNVMLARLNDVAKPKITAEAFNHWTAVARFFRGFEYSRLVSVFGDVPYFDKEVSDTDLPALYKDRDARGVVMDKVYDDFKYVMANMRDNDGAQFLNKYIAAAFISRFMLFEGTYEHYHGLDAARAKKYLEFAVEAGDYVINSNKYNFTRDFKSLFSSDNLAGHPEVLLYRTYDAALAVTHSIGSYQNGTEVVGVDANLVLIKSFLLNDGKVWQNSSVAGANSFTIADLVKTRDPRFEASFYDKALVPSATLLYGFKFASREALTYIGKTYPAAWGSNTNTSDAPVMRLAEVVLNWIEAKAVLAQYYSGTAITQSDLNKSINAIRNRPLDAAASAKGVLKTAPLTLGSLPVDPAKDADVPDLIWEIRRERRMEFVFEHTRLLDLKRWKKLNNMDFSTNSDYYLGPWVNVQTEAASYLTAANATARNVKVKKADGTIVTYDGTNAAAMVGYWMVTNAANRNAFTDRAYLSPVGQAQIIQYQEKGFKLTQTIGW, encoded by the coding sequence ATGAAATATTTTAAATACATATATGGATTGCCAGTTTTGGCTTGTCTACTGCTTGTATCTTGTAATAAAGATGTTTTAGACCGTCCGCCCTTAACAGATTATGTTGATGGACAATTTTGGCGTGGTGAAGATGACATCCGCATGTATGCCAACGCTTATTATACCAACTATTTTAATGGATATAACTCTGGCTTTGGAGTAGATTATACACCCGTAAGAGGTTACACTTTCTCGGATGATTTAACCGGAAAAAATGCACAAACCAGCTTTGAAAGCAGTGTGCCTACCTCAAGAGGATCTACATTGGAAACTGCTGATTGGCTTGGTACTTATGCAGGTCCAACTTGGGATTTTGCCTGGGTTAGAAAATCAAATGTAATGTTGGCGCGCTTAAACGATGTGGCAAAACCAAAAATTACTGCAGAAGCTTTTAATCACTGGACAGCCGTTGCCCGTTTTTTTAGGGGCTTTGAGTATAGTCGTTTGGTGAGTGTTTTTGGAGATGTACCTTACTTTGATAAAGAAGTTTCGGATACCGATCTGCCAGCTTTATACAAAGATAGAGATGCAAGGGGTGTGGTGATGGATAAGGTGTACGATGATTTTAAATATGTAATGGCCAACATGCGTGATAATGATGGAGCACAGTTTCTGAATAAATATATTGCCGCTGCATTTATTTCGAGGTTTATGTTGTTCGAAGGAACGTATGAGCATTACCATGGCTTAGATGCAGCAAGAGCAAAAAAATATTTAGAATTTGCTGTAGAAGCAGGTGATTATGTAATCAATAGCAACAAATATAACTTTACCCGCGATTTTAAATCATTGTTCTCAAGCGATAATTTAGCAGGGCATCCGGAAGTATTACTTTACAGGACTTATGATGCTGCTTTAGCCGTTACGCACAGTATTGGTTCGTACCAAAACGGAACCGAAGTAGTTGGTGTTGATGCCAATTTGGTTTTGATCAAATCTTTCCTCCTTAATGATGGAAAAGTATGGCAAAATTCATCGGTTGCGGGTGCAAATTCATTTACCATTGCCGATTTGGTGAAAACAAGAGACCCACGTTTCGAAGCTTCGTTTTATGATAAAGCCCTGGTGCCTTCTGCAACTCTGCTTTATGGTTTTAAATTTGCTTCAAGAGAGGCACTTACTTATATCGGAAAAACCTATCCTGCCGCTTGGGGCAGTAATACAAATACAAGTGATGCACCTGTAATGCGTTTGGCAGAAGTGGTACTAAACTGGATAGAGGCAAAAGCGGTATTGGCTCAATATTATTCAGGTACAGCCATCACACAATCCGATCTCAATAAATCAATAAATGCCATTAGGAACCGTCCGTTAGATGCTGCGGCCTCCGCAAAAGGAGTGTTAAAAACAGCACCGTTAACTTTAGGTTCTCTTCCCGTTGATCCCGCTAAAGATGCCGATGTTCCTGATCTGATCTGGGAAATCCGTAGGGAGCGCCGCATGGAGTTTGTGTTTGAGCATACCCGTTTATTGGATTTAAAACGCTGGAAAAAATTAAATAACATGGATTTCAGTACCAATTCTGATTATTATTTGGGCCCATGGGTTAATGTACAAACCGAAGCCGCAAGTTATTTAACAGCTGCAAATGCAACTGCCCGAAACGTTAAGGTTAAAAAGGCTGATGGCACTATTGTTACTTATGATGGTACAAATGCTGCAGCCATGGTAGGTTACTGGATGGTTACCAATGCGGCAAATAGAAATGCTTTTACAGATAGGGCATATTTATCGCCGGTAGGGCAGGCACAAATTATTCAATATCAGGAAAAAGGCTTTAAACTTACGCAAACCATAGGTTGGTAG
- a CDS encoding outer membrane protein assembly factor BamB family protein, whose protein sequence is MKHRILLLFAILLSLSVKAQNFKYAFVTDTHVGSPTGEEDLNRTVADLNTLKDIDFVIITGDITEMGTNNELKLAKDILSKLNKPYHIIPGNHDTGWSESGGVNFIKEFGGDKFVFDHNGYRFIACASGPYVRMSDGHIPRDATVWLDSVLKATPKNMPIVFANHYPLDNSLDNWYEATDRLKKYNIQYAICGHGHNNHPYNFEGIEATMGRSNLRAKDSIGGYNIVSMTKDTVFFQTKKPTQDILPAWRKIALKTFAADQKKYERPDFALNNKYPATKTLWSYHSNANVVNTPTYASNNVIFGNSLGLVEALNKNTGKKVWTFKTKGAIYSSPVAVNGTVILGSGDGTIYALNAKNGKEIWHKETTNSVLGSPVVNGQQVFIGGSDNTFRALDAKTGKEIWAFAAVEGTIVGKPLIYQGKIIFGSWGRHLYALDINTGNLLWKWNNGQPNRMFSPAMVTPVAYQGIVYIAAPDRYLTAIDAKNGSTLWRNKEATVRESIGQSADSTVIYGKTMQDEIVAYKAQSQDPGILWRYNAGFGYEHVPSMLIEKDGKVFFGTKNGVIYAIDPKQQSTVWAHKIDNSMINTVNVIDSKNILASTMDGKVVWLRIK, encoded by the coding sequence ATGAAACACCGCATTCTTTTACTGTTTGCTATTCTCTTATCGCTCTCTGTAAAAGCACAGAATTTTAAATATGCTTTTGTAACTGATACACATGTGGGTTCGCCGACAGGGGAAGAAGACCTCAACAGAACCGTTGCAGACCTTAACACATTAAAAGATATTGATTTTGTAATTATTACTGGTGACATTACCGAAATGGGCACCAATAATGAACTTAAACTGGCAAAAGACATCCTTTCCAAATTAAACAAACCTTACCACATTATCCCAGGTAACCACGATACAGGTTGGTCGGAATCGGGAGGTGTAAATTTCATAAAAGAATTTGGCGGCGATAAGTTTGTTTTCGACCATAATGGCTACCGTTTTATTGCCTGTGCTTCGGGGCCTTATGTACGGATGAGTGACGGACATATTCCAAGGGATGCTACGGTTTGGCTGGATAGCGTGCTTAAAGCCACACCTAAAAACATGCCCATAGTTTTTGCCAACCACTACCCACTTGATAATAGTTTAGACAACTGGTATGAAGCCACAGACCGTTTGAAGAAATACAACATTCAATACGCGATATGTGGTCATGGCCACAATAATCACCCTTACAATTTTGAAGGCATTGAAGCTACTATGGGTCGTTCTAATTTAAGGGCGAAAGATAGCATTGGCGGATACAATATTGTGAGTATGACTAAAGACACGGTATTTTTTCAGACCAAAAAACCGACGCAGGATATCCTTCCAGCCTGGCGAAAAATTGCTTTGAAAACTTTTGCAGCCGATCAGAAAAAATATGAGCGCCCCGATTTTGCCCTCAACAATAAATATCCCGCAACAAAAACGCTCTGGTCTTACCACTCAAATGCTAACGTGGTAAATACCCCAACCTACGCTTCGAACAATGTTATTTTTGGAAACAGTTTGGGTTTGGTAGAGGCCTTAAACAAGAATACCGGCAAAAAAGTATGGACATTTAAAACCAAAGGTGCCATCTACTCTTCTCCCGTAGCAGTAAACGGAACCGTTATTTTAGGTTCGGGAGATGGAACCATTTATGCGCTAAATGCAAAAAACGGAAAAGAAATCTGGCATAAGGAAACGACGAATTCGGTACTGGGATCGCCAGTGGTTAACGGCCAACAGGTATTTATTGGTGGAAGTGATAATACTTTTAGGGCCCTGGATGCTAAAACAGGAAAAGAAATCTGGGCTTTTGCAGCAGTTGAGGGTACAATTGTAGGCAAACCACTTATTTACCAGGGCAAAATTATTTTTGGATCGTGGGGCAGGCATCTTTACGCCCTCGATATTAACACAGGGAATCTGCTCTGGAAATGGAACAATGGACAGCCTAACAGGATGTTTTCGCCGGCGATGGTAACGCCAGTTGCTTACCAGGGTATAGTGTATATTGCTGCTCCAGACCGTTATTTAACGGCCATTGATGCAAAAAACGGTAGTACGTTATGGCGGAACAAAGAAGCTACGGTCCGCGAATCGATTGGCCAGTCTGCAGATAGCACTGTTATTTACGGCAAAACCATGCAGGATGAAATTGTGGCCTACAAAGCACAGTCGCAAGATCCAGGTATTTTATGGCGCTACAATGCTGGTTTTGGTTATGAGCACGTTCCTTCCATGTTAATCGAAAAAGATGGAAAGGTGTTTTTCGGCACAAAAAACGGCGTGATTTACGCCATTGACCCTAAACAGCAAAGTACGGTTTGGGCACACAAAATTGATAATTCAATGATCAATACGGTAAATGTGATCGACAGTAAAAATATCCTTGCCAGCACCATGGATGGTAAAGTAGTGTGGTTAAGAATCAAATAA
- a CDS encoding porin family protein: MKKLIFSIVFLTLGWATSKAQTFNLGVKAGVNLAKLNADFASEENRLGYQIGAWARIGGASFYVQPEAYIGSKGNKFISIQQDNGNEVSAEGKVKFTTLDIPVLFGTKFGAKNLNFRVMAGPVISFILDENSTFSSAYQQATDFSNYKNQALGAQFGAGVDVGSISVDLRYEAGLSNISKSEKYTQKPNLFQLSLGFKIL; the protein is encoded by the coding sequence ATGAAAAAACTTATCTTCTCTATTGTTTTCCTAACCCTGGGTTGGGCAACATCAAAGGCACAAACGTTTAACCTGGGGGTTAAAGCAGGTGTAAATTTAGCCAAATTAAATGCAGATTTTGCAAGCGAAGAAAACCGTTTAGGCTATCAGATCGGTGCCTGGGCACGTATTGGCGGTGCCAGTTTTTATGTACAGCCTGAGGCTTACATTGGCAGTAAAGGCAACAAATTTATCAGCATCCAACAGGATAACGGCAACGAAGTATCTGCTGAAGGAAAGGTAAAATTCACCACTTTGGATATCCCTGTTTTATTTGGAACAAAATTCGGTGCCAAAAACTTAAACTTCCGTGTAATGGCCGGCCCGGTAATTTCGTTTATCCTGGATGAAAATTCGACTTTTAGTTCAGCTTACCAACAGGCTACAGATTTTAGCAACTACAAAAACCAGGCATTGGGCGCACAATTTGGCGCAGGTGTAGATGTAGGCAGTATTTCGGTTGATTTACGCTATGAGGCTGGTTTATCGAACATCAGTAAAAGTGAAAAATACACTCAGAAACCAAACCTTTTTCAACTGAGTTTAGGTTTTAAAATTTTGTAG